A single window of Marinobacter sp. LA51 DNA harbors:
- the fliF gene encoding flagellar basal-body MS-ring/collar protein FliF: MASVPAQTTSSNVPASQASDGPESGSDMFLGFNRLHLLRQIGLMVGLAASVALGVAVVLWAQEPNYQPVVGDLSSYNPQDVTTILESNGIDYKMDPRSGALLVPSDQVYSARLKLAAEGVTDQQTMGYELLDQDRGLGTSQFMETISYRRGLEGELARTISAMRGVRSARVHLAIPERSVFVRDAREPSASVFLEVFAGRRPEQEQINAVVNLVAGSIPMMKKGNVTVVDQNGNLLTGQEGGGETDRMQDQYEYTSKVEERLSRRVTSLISPIVGEGRYRAEVSADLDFSSVEQAEELFNPEQQAVRSEREMTEQRVSGAGPLGIPGALSNQPPADATVPEQAAAGDGEEAAPAKPMDVRREATRNYEMDRTVSYVRQELGRIKRVTVALAVDDMKVVDPQTGEVSFQPWPEQELQRLSMLVRDAVGYSAARGDSVTVMNTAFAPEESIEFEAPGFWEQPWFWDLMKQVLAGLVILVLVLGLLRPTLKSLSGSGQRERSGSDGDRGYGDLDSIEGGQELRQAMSGQDDLLLPGATDSYDRQLNSLKGLIAEDPARVAQVMRQWVNVDD, encoded by the coding sequence ATGGCCAGCGTTCCTGCACAAACCACATCTTCCAATGTTCCGGCATCCCAGGCATCCGATGGCCCTGAGAGCGGCAGCGATATGTTCCTGGGCTTCAATCGCCTGCACCTTTTGCGTCAGATCGGTCTTATGGTCGGCCTGGCGGCCAGTGTGGCGCTGGGCGTTGCCGTGGTGTTGTGGGCGCAGGAGCCGAATTACCAGCCGGTCGTGGGTGACCTGTCCTCGTACAACCCCCAGGACGTCACCACTATCCTCGAAAGCAACGGTATCGACTACAAAATGGATCCCAGAAGCGGTGCACTGCTGGTTCCGTCCGATCAGGTCTACAGTGCACGCCTCAAGCTGGCCGCCGAGGGTGTCACGGATCAGCAAACCATGGGCTACGAGCTGCTGGATCAGGATCGTGGTCTGGGTACCTCGCAGTTCATGGAAACAATCAGCTATCGGCGCGGCCTGGAGGGTGAACTGGCCCGCACCATCAGTGCCATGCGCGGTGTCCGCAGTGCCCGGGTGCACCTGGCCATTCCTGAGCGTTCGGTGTTTGTCCGGGATGCCCGCGAGCCATCCGCCTCTGTATTCCTGGAGGTGTTTGCCGGTCGTCGCCCGGAGCAGGAGCAGATCAATGCGGTGGTGAACCTGGTCGCCGGCAGCATCCCGATGATGAAGAAAGGCAACGTCACGGTCGTCGACCAGAATGGCAACCTGCTCACAGGCCAGGAAGGTGGCGGTGAAACTGACCGCATGCAGGATCAGTACGAGTACACCTCGAAGGTCGAAGAACGACTGAGCCGGCGAGTGACATCGCTGATTTCACCCATAGTGGGTGAAGGCCGGTATCGGGCCGAAGTTTCCGCGGACCTGGATTTCTCCTCGGTGGAGCAGGCAGAAGAGTTGTTCAATCCGGAACAGCAGGCGGTCCGCAGCGAGCGGGAAATGACCGAGCAGAGGGTTTCCGGTGCAGGACCGCTGGGTATTCCGGGCGCGCTGTCCAATCAGCCGCCGGCCGATGCCACTGTGCCTGAGCAAGCCGCCGCCGGCGACGGCGAAGAGGCCGCGCCCGCCAAGCCTATGGATGTCCGGCGCGAAGCAACACGCAACTATGAGATGGACCGTACCGTCAGCTATGTCCGCCAGGAGTTGGGGCGTATCAAGCGAGTGACCGTAGCTCTGGCGGTGGACGACATGAAGGTGGTGGATCCGCAAACCGGTGAAGTCAGCTTCCAGCCCTGGCCTGAGCAGGAGCTTCAGCGCCTGAGCATGTTGGTGCGGGATGCGGTCGGCTATTCGGCGGCTCGTGGTGACAGTGTTACGGTGATGAACACAGCCTTTGCGCCGGAAGAATCCATTGAATTCGAGGCCCCGGGATTCTGGGAGCAACCCTGGTTCTGGGACTTGATGAAGCAGGTGCTGGCCGGCCTGGTGATCCTGGTCCTGGTGTTGGGTTTGCTGCGCCCGACCCTGAAGAGCCTGTCTGGCAGCGGTCAGCGTGAGCGCAGTGGCTCCGACGGCGATCGTGGCTACGGCGACCTGGACAGCATCGAGGGTGGCCAGGAATTGCGCCAAGCTATGTCGGGTCAGGATGATCTGCTTTTGCCCGGCGCCACTGACAGCTATGATAGGCAACTGAATTCTCTGAAAGGCCTGATAGCAGAAGACCCGGCCCGGGTTGCCCAGGTCATGCGCCAGTGGGTGAACGTTGATGACTGA
- a CDS encoding Hpt domain-containing protein, translating into MTEKPHLDDEALAELQDVMEDEFDVLMRTFLYDSRERIASLKQAVSEQDAEALAHTAHSFKGSCINIGAPQLGELCRAAESAGKERQLADVPAIIETIEAEFRKVTELIEEFMVR; encoded by the coding sequence ATGACTGAAAAACCGCACCTTGACGACGAGGCACTGGCTGAGCTTCAGGATGTCATGGAAGATGAATTCGACGTGTTGATGCGCACATTCTTGTACGATTCCCGTGAGCGAATCGCCAGCCTGAAACAGGCGGTCAGTGAGCAGGATGCCGAGGCATTGGCGCACACCGCCCACAGCTTCAAAGGCAGCTGCATCAACATTGGCGCGCCACAATTGGGCGAGCTGTGCCGGGCAGCCGAAAGCGCCGGTAAAGAGCGGCAGCTGGCGGACGTGCCCGCCATCATTGAGACCATTGAGGCGGAATTTCGCAAAGTGACCGAACTGATCGAGGAGTTCATGGTTCGCTGA
- a CDS encoding PP2C family protein-serine/threonine phosphatase, with amino-acid sequence MEESIAEPKPLTILIADDSDTDRLILTALVRRLGHRVFEAKNGQEAVQLFQDCDPDIVLLDALMPVMDGMEAARQIKILAGERMVPLIFLTSLSEAEELAKCLDAGGDDFLSKPYNRVILEAKINAFNRMRLMHRALSSQRDLTRERNEQLLQEQEIAKRVFDNVAHTGCLDAFNIRHHASPLALFNGDVLFAAPFPAGGMLVFIGDFTGHGLPAAIGAMPLAEIFYGMVTKGFKGADVLREFNQKLKQILPPGMFCCGGMIEADFKHNQLQVWNGGLPDGWLVRANGDLELVPSRHLPLGILSSDRFDDSMDNLPTGPGDRLLMLTDGFLESRNTEGRLFGDSGIRWALESRTASQHPFDAVLEAVQHFSASAADTDDLTMCSVEMVDEVGISIIQDRTEPSPLPGPMEWHCEYEVRERTLGDFSPLPLLLHICMEVPGLRRKSGEIYTLLAELYSNALEHGVLELPSHWKQSAEGFDQYYEERRRRLSRVEGHFIRFSLSHSMTPSGGRLRIVCEDSGSGFDFHNHPILEADLRPGRAGRYAGRGLLLLKRLAESVTFHQQGNQVEIIFDWEVVGSLSNPASSHRQ; translated from the coding sequence GTGGAAGAATCCATTGCGGAACCCAAACCGCTCACCATCCTGATTGCCGATGACAGCGACACTGATCGTCTTATTTTGACGGCGTTGGTGCGCCGGTTGGGGCATCGTGTTTTCGAGGCGAAGAATGGCCAGGAAGCGGTTCAGCTGTTCCAGGACTGTGATCCCGATATCGTGTTGCTGGACGCCCTGATGCCAGTGATGGACGGCATGGAGGCGGCCCGGCAAATCAAGATCCTGGCGGGCGAACGGATGGTTCCGCTGATTTTCCTAACGTCGCTGTCTGAGGCAGAGGAGCTGGCCAAGTGTCTGGATGCCGGCGGCGATGACTTCCTGAGCAAGCCCTACAACCGGGTTATCCTTGAGGCCAAGATCAACGCCTTCAATCGCATGCGGCTGATGCACCGGGCCTTGTCGAGCCAGCGGGATCTGACCCGGGAGCGTAACGAGCAGTTGTTGCAGGAGCAGGAGATCGCGAAAAGGGTCTTCGATAACGTGGCCCACACCGGTTGCCTGGACGCCTTCAATATTCGTCACCACGCCTCACCGCTGGCCCTGTTCAACGGCGATGTCCTGTTTGCGGCGCCGTTTCCGGCCGGGGGCATGCTGGTCTTCATCGGTGATTTTACCGGTCATGGCCTGCCTGCAGCCATCGGTGCCATGCCCTTGGCAGAGATTTTCTATGGCATGGTCACCAAGGGATTCAAGGGGGCAGATGTGCTGCGGGAGTTTAATCAAAAGCTCAAACAGATCCTGCCGCCGGGCATGTTCTGCTGCGGCGGCATGATCGAGGCCGATTTCAAGCACAACCAACTGCAGGTTTGGAATGGTGGTCTGCCTGATGGTTGGCTGGTGCGGGCCAACGGCGACCTTGAGCTTGTGCCCTCCCGGCATTTGCCGCTCGGCATTCTGTCATCAGACCGCTTTGACGACAGCATGGATAACCTGCCCACTGGGCCAGGCGACCGCTTACTGATGCTGACCGATGGCTTTCTGGAGTCCCGCAACACCGAGGGCCGTTTGTTTGGGGACTCAGGCATTCGGTGGGCGCTGGAATCACGGACGGCGAGTCAACATCCATTTGATGCCGTGCTGGAAGCCGTACAGCATTTTTCCGCGAGCGCCGCCGATACCGACGATCTGACCATGTGCAGTGTCGAGATGGTCGACGAGGTTGGCATCTCCATCATACAGGATCGCACCGAGCCGTCGCCGCTGCCCGGGCCGATGGAGTGGCATTGTGAGTACGAAGTCCGCGAACGCACCCTCGGGGATTTCAGCCCCTTGCCGTTGCTGCTGCACATTTGCATGGAAGTGCCAGGCTTGAGGCGCAAGAGCGGCGAGATCTACACCTTGCTGGCGGAGCTCTACAGCAATGCACTGGAGCACGGTGTGTTGGAGCTGCCATCGCACTGGAAACAGTCGGCCGAGGGTTTTGACCAATACTATGAAGAGCGTCGCCGCCGGTTGAGCCGGGTTGAGGGGCATTTTATCCGGTTCAGTCTCAGTCACTCCATGACACCATCGGGGGGTCGGCTGCGCATTGTCTGTGAGGACAGTGGCTCGGGCTTTGATTTCCACAACCATCCCATCCTTGAGGCGGATCTGAGACCTGGAAGGGCCGGCCGCTACGCCGGTCGCGGTCTTTTGCTATTGAAACGGCTGGCTGAATCCGTCACGTTTCACCAGCAGGGAAATCAGGTTGAAATCATTTTTGATTGGGAAGTCGTCGGAAGCTTATCGAATCCGGCGTCATCACACCGGCAGTGA
- the fliE gene encoding flagellar hook-basal body complex protein FliE, with amino-acid sequence MVQRADINSVLSDIRSLRSQMMQNQQIQQDQSVRGRIDGPRQVQETQEPSSFSDMLGKAVNNVNDLQQTTGELRTAYDMGDPNVDITKVMIAAQKSSVSFEALTQVRNRVVRAYEDIMNMPI; translated from the coding sequence ATGGTCCAGCGTGCCGACATCAACAGCGTCCTGTCAGACATTCGCTCACTGCGTTCCCAGATGATGCAGAATCAGCAAATCCAGCAGGATCAGTCGGTGCGAGGTCGAATTGACGGCCCGCGCCAGGTTCAGGAAACACAGGAACCATCGAGCTTCAGCGACATGCTGGGGAAAGCGGTGAATAATGTGAATGACCTGCAGCAGACCACCGGCGAACTCCGGACCGCCTATGACATGGGCGATCCCAATGTGGACATCACCAAAGTGATGATTGCGGCCCAGAAATCCTCTGTCTCCTTCGAAGCACTGACCCAGGTTCGTAACCGGGTGGTTCGCGCTTACGAAGACATCATGAACATGCCGATCTGA
- the fliJ gene encoding flagellar export protein FliJ, with product MLRSRRLEVVLTLEERKEQEALERMGEARKLVEQQREQINNLNQYQQEYRDQIRNSQQGVVDVRRLQSWQAFIAQLDQVIGQQQKQLDQAEKVFGARRAEWQQAYERKRGMEKYIETCRQQEQREQDLSEQKLADEAAGRAFVRRRR from the coding sequence ATGCTTCGTTCCCGGCGCCTGGAAGTCGTGTTAACCCTGGAAGAGCGTAAGGAGCAGGAGGCGCTCGAGCGCATGGGGGAGGCCCGCAAACTGGTAGAGCAGCAGCGGGAGCAGATCAACAATCTGAACCAGTACCAGCAGGAATATCGGGATCAGATTCGTAACAGCCAACAGGGTGTCGTTGACGTGCGCCGCCTGCAGTCCTGGCAGGCTTTTATCGCCCAGCTCGATCAGGTCATTGGCCAGCAGCAGAAACAGCTCGACCAGGCCGAGAAAGTCTTTGGCGCCAGGCGTGCCGAATGGCAGCAAGCCTACGAGCGCAAACGAGGAATGGAGAAATACATCGAGACCTGTCGCCAGCAGGAGCAGCGTGAGCAGGACCTGAGTGAGCAGAAGCTGGCCGACGAAGCAGCCGGTCGGGCCTTTGTTCGCCGGCGTCGATAA
- the fliI gene encoding flagellar protein export ATPase FliI: MTSRLADRLNKFQDFLGDEPTPELSGRLTRMVGLTLECVGCPMVVGDRCVIESQGAGTIEAEVVGFEDDRVYLMPLTAIDGLKPGARVVPVSAASRVPVGPQMLGRVVDGSGEPLDGKGPLQAEARVALAGDIINPLNRAPVRQSMDVGIRAINSLLTVGQGQRLGLFAGSGVGKSMLLGMMTRFTDADITVVGLIGERGREVKEFIEDILGEEGLSRSVVVASPADDSPLMRLRAAMLTTRIAEYYRDQGKRVLLLMDSLTRYAQAQREIALAVGEPPATKGYPPSVFAKLPQLVERTGNGRPGGGSITAFYTVLTEGDDQQDPIADAARAILDGHIVLSRRLAEEGHYPAIDVEASISRVMPQVTETDHFARAQRFKQVYSRYQQARDLISVGAYVKGSDPETDFAIAHIANMRQFLQQGLNESAPLKDSIEQLLAVVPERRSPDRIKSAAVNSPPGGSGARG; the protein is encoded by the coding sequence ATGACCTCACGTCTGGCTGATCGGCTGAATAAGTTTCAGGATTTTCTCGGTGACGAACCAACTCCGGAGTTATCCGGCCGGCTAACCCGCATGGTCGGACTGACCCTGGAATGTGTTGGTTGCCCCATGGTGGTAGGCGATCGTTGTGTTATCGAGAGCCAGGGTGCCGGCACCATTGAAGCGGAAGTGGTGGGTTTTGAGGACGACCGGGTTTATCTGATGCCGCTCACCGCCATTGACGGTCTCAAACCCGGTGCCCGGGTGGTGCCGGTGTCGGCCGCCAGTCGGGTTCCGGTCGGGCCGCAGATGCTCGGGCGGGTGGTGGACGGCAGTGGCGAGCCGCTGGACGGCAAGGGACCGCTGCAGGCCGAGGCCCGGGTGGCGCTCGCCGGCGATATCATCAACCCCCTGAATCGTGCGCCGGTGCGGCAGTCCATGGATGTCGGTATTCGAGCCATCAACTCCCTGCTGACCGTAGGGCAGGGCCAACGCCTGGGCCTGTTTGCCGGCAGTGGTGTGGGTAAGAGTATGCTGCTGGGCATGATGACCCGGTTCACCGATGCCGATATTACCGTGGTGGGCCTGATTGGCGAGCGTGGCCGGGAGGTCAAGGAATTCATCGAGGACATCCTGGGAGAGGAAGGCCTGTCCCGATCCGTGGTGGTGGCGTCGCCCGCCGACGATTCCCCGCTCATGCGCTTGCGTGCGGCCATGCTGACCACACGAATCGCCGAGTACTACCGGGATCAGGGCAAGCGGGTGTTGCTGTTGATGGATTCGCTCACCCGTTACGCCCAGGCCCAGCGTGAAATCGCCCTGGCAGTCGGCGAGCCCCCGGCAACCAAGGGCTATCCGCCCTCTGTCTTCGCAAAATTGCCCCAGCTGGTTGAGCGTACCGGTAATGGCCGGCCCGGTGGTGGTTCGATCACCGCGTTCTACACCGTGCTAACCGAGGGAGATGACCAGCAGGACCCCATTGCCGATGCCGCCCGGGCGATCCTGGATGGCCACATTGTGTTGTCGCGCCGCCTGGCGGAAGAGGGTCATTATCCGGCCATTGATGTTGAGGCTTCCATCAGCCGGGTGATGCCCCAGGTCACCGAAACTGACCACTTTGCCCGCGCCCAACGGTTCAAACAGGTTTATTCCCGCTATCAGCAGGCCCGGGATCTGATCAGTGTTGGCGCCTACGTAAAGGGCTCGGATCCGGAAACGGATTTTGCCATCGCCCACATCGCCAATATGCGCCAGTTCCTTCAGCAAGGGCTGAATGAGAGTGCTCCGCTGAAAGACAGCATTGAGCAGTTACTGGCGGTGGTGCCGGAGCGGCGGTCACCGGATCGCATCAAGTCGGCGGCGGTGAATTCTCCGCCCGGCGGCTCTGGGGCTAGAGGCTGA
- a CDS encoding flagellar assembly protein FliH: MKDSSKDLNRIPKEQLTAYERWELPLLDARGNEIAREEERDVKPLTAADLGEIRKAAREDGYNEGREAGYQAGLAEGKAEGHAEGLQTGITEGREQGEKQGYEDSRKDIDTKLDRLEHLMGELLLPIRRHEDEVETALVNLTTVLARAVVFRELSLDSSQIQSVVRKALAALPSTAENLRIHIHPDDETFVREVTARLDSSASIIADDTVLPGGCTIQTRHSLVDFTVEKRFQRAVQSMLAQQAEDGEAGDVEELDALMGDLTDFQRDVLSTPEPQDLSPQDEPNDDKDAGDDLTSG; this comes from the coding sequence ATGAAAGATTCCTCCAAGGATCTCAACCGCATACCGAAGGAACAGCTGACCGCGTACGAGCGCTGGGAGTTGCCCCTGCTGGACGCCCGTGGCAATGAAATTGCCCGGGAAGAGGAGCGGGACGTCAAACCTTTGACTGCCGCCGACCTGGGAGAGATCCGCAAGGCGGCGCGCGAGGACGGTTACAACGAGGGCCGGGAAGCGGGCTATCAGGCCGGGCTGGCCGAGGGTAAGGCTGAGGGCCACGCGGAAGGGCTACAGACTGGCATTACCGAAGGTCGGGAACAGGGCGAAAAACAGGGCTACGAAGACAGCCGCAAGGACATCGACACCAAGCTCGATCGCCTTGAACATCTCATGGGCGAATTGCTGCTGCCAATTCGCCGTCATGAAGACGAGGTGGAAACAGCGCTGGTAAATCTCACCACGGTCCTGGCACGGGCGGTGGTGTTCCGGGAACTGTCCCTGGATTCGTCCCAGATTCAGAGCGTTGTGCGGAAGGCCCTGGCGGCCTTGCCATCAACCGCGGAAAACCTGCGCATTCATATTCACCCTGACGACGAAACCTTCGTGCGCGAAGTGACCGCACGGCTGGATTCGTCCGCCTCGATCATTGCCGACGACACCGTTCTGCCCGGTGGCTGCACCATCCAAACCCGCCACAGCCTGGTGGACTTCACCGTTGAAAAGCGGTTCCAGCGTGCCGTCCAGAGCATGCTGGCGCAGCAAGCCGAGGACGGCGAGGCTGGCGACGTGGAAGAGCTGGATGCCCTGATGGGCGATCTCACTGATTTTCAGCGGGACGTACTGAGCACCCCCGAACCGCAAGACCTGTCTCCGCAGGATGAGCCGAACGACGACAAGGACGCGGGCGATGACCTCACGTCTGGCTGA
- a CDS encoding STAS domain-containing protein translates to MPIQTRRGEDSQTLIISIVGRFDFSTHQAFRDAYEHGDESIRYYIVDLSDTTYLDSSALGMLLLLRDYAGGDGASISIENCNNDVRRILSISNFEQLFAIR, encoded by the coding sequence ATGCCGATTCAGACACGTCGTGGTGAAGACAGCCAGACTCTGATCATCAGTATTGTGGGGCGGTTCGACTTCAGCACCCATCAGGCCTTCCGTGATGCCTACGAGCACGGTGATGAAAGCATTCGCTACTACATCGTCGACTTGTCGGATACCACCTATCTGGATAGTTCCGCGCTTGGTATGTTGCTCCTGCTCCGGGATTACGCCGGCGGGGATGGCGCAAGCATTTCCATTGAAAACTGCAATAACGACGTCCGTCGGATCCTGTCCATCTCCAATTTCGAGCAGTTGTTCGCCATCCGTTGA
- the fliG gene encoding flagellar motor switch protein FliG → MSLGEADAAQVLKHMGPKEVQRVGVAMAQMKDVSKDDVSFVLSQFVDAVGGQTGLGVGNDDYIRAMLTQALGDDKAASLIDRILIGGNTTGLDTLKWMEPRAVGDIIRYEHPQIQAIVISYLDPDQAAEILATLDDKVRLDVMMRVASLESIQPQALQELNDILEKQFSGGSAAQTSRIGGIKRAADIMNFMDRSIEGNLMDSIKDMDPDLASTIEDLMFVFDNLKDIDDRGIQALLREVSSEVLVVALKGADDAVQEKIFKNMSKRAAELLQDDLEAKGPVKVSEVEGAQKDIITVARRMAEAGEISLGGAGEEMM, encoded by the coding sequence ATGTCCCTGGGCGAGGCTGATGCAGCACAGGTGCTAAAACACATGGGTCCGAAAGAGGTCCAGCGTGTGGGTGTGGCCATGGCCCAGATGAAGGACGTCAGCAAGGATGACGTCAGCTTCGTGCTGAGCCAGTTCGTTGACGCCGTGGGCGGCCAGACCGGTCTCGGTGTGGGCAACGACGACTATATCCGCGCCATGCTGACCCAGGCCCTGGGAGACGATAAGGCTGCCAGCCTGATTGATCGCATCCTGATTGGGGGCAACACCACCGGTCTGGATACTCTCAAGTGGATGGAGCCCCGTGCCGTGGGCGACATCATCCGTTACGAGCACCCTCAGATTCAGGCCATCGTTATCTCTTATCTGGACCCGGATCAGGCCGCTGAAATTCTTGCCACCCTGGACGACAAGGTTCGGCTGGATGTGATGATGCGCGTGGCCTCCCTGGAAAGTATCCAGCCCCAGGCCCTGCAGGAGTTGAATGACATTCTGGAGAAACAGTTCTCCGGTGGCTCGGCCGCTCAGACCAGCCGGATTGGCGGTATCAAGCGTGCGGCCGACATCATGAACTTTATGGATCGCAGCATCGAAGGCAACCTGATGGATTCCATCAAGGATATGGATCCGGATCTGGCCTCGACCATCGAGGACCTGATGTTTGTCTTCGACAACCTCAAGGATATCGACGATCGCGGCATCCAGGCGCTGCTGCGGGAAGTGTCTTCGGAAGTGCTGGTGGTGGCTCTTAAAGGCGCCGACGATGCGGTCCAGGAGAAGATCTTCAAGAACATGTCCAAGCGGGCTGCCGAGCTGCTGCAGGATGACCTGGAGGCCAAGGGCCCGGTTAAGGTCAGCGAGGTTGAGGGGGCTCAGAAAGACATTATCACCGTGGCCCGACGGATGGCCGAAGCGGGTGAAATCTCACTCGGCGGTGCCGGCGAAGAAATGATGTGA